GAGCCAATTTACAGCTCTATCTCTCTCTATAAAAGCAGCAACTTCTGCTGCTGTCACTGCTGTTAAATATGATGTGCTACTTCCACCCACATCAACGTACTACAATGTCGTCGAAGGGTTGATCCATTTACATTAATGTTGATTTTTCCGCAGCTTTTTCTCAGCACACAACAAACTTTGTTATCTACTTCCACCATTTCTTCTTACACAAAGATATCAGCTGCAAACAGGAGCGCAAACTGAGTTATTGTTGCAAATATTCACATAGACAGCTGAGGTAAAACTGTAACAAGATTTCACTTTCTGTTTCGGACCCTTCAAGAATAATCCCCTCTTGGCTTACAACATCCGCGTCAGCGGATTCTCTTCTACTGAAAGAGGAAGCATGGAATGCATATCAAAAATGCAAATCAGGTAACCTTTAATTTATAACCCTGTTTTCTTCTGATAGACATTTTATTCTCATAACATATGCTGATATATTTGTTCTGTCTATCTGAAACTGGACATGAACATCTAGTGATCAAGGTAAATTTTCTTACTGCTCACAGAAATATTCCATATTGTATTTTGCTCCGCTGATTTATGTgcttactaattactaattatgcAGTGTTCACGCTTAAGCAAGCTGCTTCTTTCTATAGATACTATTCACGTGGCGGATaatggaaaataagaaaatgtaGGTGATTGAATTTATTGTTAATTTCATTTCCTCTGCATTACATCATATTTCAGCTGTTTGTTTCATATGCTCAATTAACCCTTGTTCAaaggaaaaagagaaagaaaaagaggaTAAATAAGTAGGAAGATAAAACCAAAACCAACTAAAATCTCCCCCAAATAACAAAGAGTCAGACCCACTCCCAATTTCCAATTTTATATTTGTTGCGTTCCCTGGGATTCCAAACCCCCCATGAAATTGAAAATCTGAGCATATGTGATTCGAAGAGCATATGTGATGAAGCGCACAACTCAACTAAGTTCTGCTCCACTGAGGTAAGTGGTTCTGTGATTCGAGAGCATATGTGATTCGAAGACCTTGCCTGTATTGCTTCAGTCATCTCTGTTATTAGTTAACTTGTGTCACTTGGATCAATCATTATATcgacatattttttttaaacataGTGATTAATTTGTAGGATTCAAACATATTGCAAATTTAGTTTTGGAATTAGAAACTAAGAATGAAAAGAAGCCTATGTTGTCTTATGAATGTGCAGAGTGCCGACACAGCTTCTAGTTGAGCTTTGATTATGTACTCATAATCAATGAATGAAGTCTGACCTATGTTGTCTGAATAGTGAATTCTGCAAACAAAACTTCTAGTTGAGCTCAGATTATATATTCTGATTAACACTGAAGTATAGATGTATAATATATGTTGTCTAACAGTGTGTAGACGCAGCTGTTAGTTGAGTTGTGCGCTTCTTCTCCTCTAATGTTCCTTTTACTCTGTTTCTGCCAACTTTAATTTCTCTACAAACTTTGGATTTTGTTCTTTGATACTACATTGTTCACAGGCATAAGCTCATATTAAATATGGATTTGAAAGtaatttctatttattttttaaagtattcaaaagtatTTATGTttattgtattttgcttgtGTAGTGTCCTCGGCAAAAGAATGTCATGGATTCTGGATATTATGTCATGAGATACATGAAAGAGATCATCGTCCATAAGCAAACTCGGATATTTGAAGATGTATGTATTTTTCTTTGTTCAATTAAGCTTAGACATTATTATATGCATTGTTactaattatgttaattttctcattttgtaGTACTttctgaaggaattatgtccttagacatttccggcaattactaaatacaaataggaattaattatgaagataataagttaattattttagtaatcatatttgcttgctagagaataaatgtgattagtaggacaatattgattggacctacaactaaaataatttaatcctataaggtcacacatataagcactaattggaatgggcccaaaaggcccgatggcaaccggtctattaagggaaagaatgttgggccttggttttgtgttaacctaaaactctcacattataatagttataatgtcagggatttagaaatcacgttcattcaatatctgacaaaaaggaaaacacaaaaaccctaattctctaaacgccgtacatcccaaacaaagcaagagacagattgtgatcgttctcttccgtactagcatacgtgggattcaattcgtgcttgtggactgagtagaggagcaacaagtggggctctaagatcttcgaagcttgcatacgaacgggagaacacgcttcaaaggtgattattctttcgacttaatctgatctatattattgttatgcatgtgatcctgtgatagatgttaggaaattgtttcctgaaattccgctttatgcatctatatgttcctacagtggtatcagttttagcctcttgcataatattttatgatcatgattgtatgcaacattattattttgattcaattaagggaagatttatttatggcttgaatttgcaaaaattaatatatgatattaattgattggaatcattaaatcgtgatttaattaatttttgctcaaaataaatttataaaattccgaaatttttatcACATGGTCGAAATTAACATTTaatatcacataaaaattttcggattttttaaaattaaattcgttagattttaaattatttaatgattaataagattaatcatggaaataatttgttaacaattaaagatttgatttttaatttgttaaataaatctactgattatcccctaatttttatacaatagccgaaattttttggtaattttttaactaattttcggaatttttgtatattaattattgaatttggttaatttttatgtttaattcgattaatcataaaatttaaggataacaattaaaatttttgattttatttgttaagaaaattcaatagatcttcctggtaatttaattcgaatttttcgaattataattgttattttcttgaattatttgaataaataagataattatgccttaaattttgaattcttgttagatttaattttaataaagagtttaaattgaaatctaacttctaacaaccctacaattcagtttaaggattgttaatttattcaaatttttttgccattattttcggataattaaacacctaattaaatttgttaatttttaaaCAAAAGTTGGATAAAGATTAATTAAATTTGGGTAATTGTTGCACAAATTTACAAAGAATTATCCACCATGGCTGGGTGGCCCCACCTGCGACGGTGGATCCACGGTGGAGGATGAATTAGGGCGGTGCAAAACCGGTGCGGGTGGCTGAGACAGGCGGTAGAGCAGCGACGCTGCTGCTATTGCCTCGCTGCTCTCTGTTTGCTGTCGGCCTGGCCACTGTATGGCCTTGCTGCAGGTTTTCCGATGGTGGCTGCGTCGACCAGTGTGGCTGGATGCTAAGCCGCGGCGGCTGGCCGGCGGTCCTGATGGCTGCTGGCTGGCAAAGCCGTGAAGGTGTTTGTTTTAGATACTGGGCTTGTCGAGAGTTTTGGGAAAAGTGTGATGCtgcatttaattaaattaaaaaaaaataaaaaaaaaaaaaaaatcctaaatCAGTTATTCAGTTTCTCGTGAACTTGAAAGAAAATCTGATTTCCTAAACAAGGCCCAAATTGGAaaagtttattttaatttagtttctctaaagttaaaataattttattttggtaattttggaAAATAAGATTTTCTAAGTTGAGCATAATTGATAAATTTCTATTAAATGCAAATTCTTGAATAATGAGATTAttgccatatttaaatagtaattgaaattaaaataataaagattcataaataatgttaaacttaaattgtttaagtttttataattattttggaaatattatttgcttattaacagttaataagtaaataatttgtgtttaatattgtttgatattatatgcgtgtatggaatatatatgatattttgttacaggcaagtgactagtatggcccaaaataggatagaaaatacgatctgcgtatcgttttggattcttgtaaattttgaaatacgatctgcgcatcgttctgtattgttgtaatttaatttaaaagtttaaattagattataaagttcgtattatgagttcgatgaagtaagaaggttcaatcaaaaattcaaggatggagatccaagaaagatgaacaggaacccaagaagatttgagcttattttttaggggccatactaggatcacatttatttttatgcattttatattgccttaaaatgcttattgagtttatgtatgtggttatttaaagcaatgtgttcacttttaattaaccaacatagtaaacttaggtcccaaaataatattgagtttaagtgcttttccatacaacacctataaagccttagatcatgagtaataggttctgccaaagcagggtgttgcttataattccggggatagtagggtaggtttttgaaacttacatgttaatgtttggtttaactcaacaaaactatcaaaagacaaagttttgggttttgaagctaagagataggaaaatacaaagagttgttaacctgtctaccaagagttataatcagttataattagtaaaatgtttacttacctcgaatactataaattaaagtagcagggccaaagtccgtttaattgtagtgggaggggatcttggttaattctttattcaatggggacttctaattttgtataaagggtagtagtgaattgaatttgtttaattgctacttttgataaacattatattgaatcttgctttactttttattgtagttatcatgtctggtgcaaacaactctacttttaacttgcgccctctaattgaaaaagacaaactgaatgctaccaacttcctacaatggcaaatggctgtgagaattgttctcagagcggaaggaaaagaaagtgttcttgacaatcctctacctgaacccttgccagaaaatgctactgcagctcaaaagcgagctagacaaactctagaggataactccttgcaagtaacatgcttgatgcttgcttgcatggaaccagagtatcaaaaacgttttgatggtctggatgcctacagcataatccagcaactgaaaactttgtttcagaaaaatgctagattggagagatttgaagcaaactgcaaacttctagattccaagttggaagaggggaagcccgttggtccgcatgtgttcgatttgattggacattttcagaccatggagaaattgggtttcccttatcctaaggacctggcaactgacatagtcatcagatccttgcctgaagattttcataactttaagttgaacttctacatgcaaggaggggaggctaccctgcaagagttgcatggttcactaattcaggctgagagaaacttaccaagtaaacctaaacataaggatgttctaatggttagtaaaggtaagcagttcaagaagaaaggggctcccatgaagaagaacaagggcaaggtagttgccaatgagaactcttcaaccaagccaaaggccactcccaaggctaaggtagctgctcaacatgagtgctaccactgccacaagattggtcattggaagaggaactgccccaaatatctggaggataagaagactggtgctttaacttcaggtatctatgtcatagaagttaatttagctacaactgcttcttgggtatttgataccgcttgtggatctcacattattggtaatgtgcagggactaaaaagaagtaggagcttgagcaaaggcgaagtggatctccgagtaggcaatggagcaagagttgctgctttagctgtaggagattatagtttacgcttgccttctggtttaatattagaactttataattgttattacgttccagttattaccaagaacataatttctattccgattttggattcggaaggtttttcatttcaaattatgaataattgttgttcagcatatttgaatggtatgttctatgtctctgctaaattatcaaatggtttgtatgtactagacttacaaaaccatatctatcacatagaaaacaagaaacacaaaccaaatgatttgaaccctacttacctatggcattgtcgattaggccacataagctcaaagcgcatagagaaacttcataaggatggaattctcaaatcatttgattttgaatcatttgaagtatgtgagttttgcttaatggggaaaatgacaaaatctcctttcacaggctcaagtgaaagggccaatgatcttttagccctcatacatactgatgtgtgcggacctatgagtactttggctaggggagggtacgggtatttcattacttttactgatgatgtgagcagatttggatatgtttacctcatgcgacataagtcggaatcctttgaaaagttcaaggaattccaaaatgaagtacaaaaccaacttggaaagaaaattaaagcattgcgatccgatcgtggtggtgaatatttatctcaagagtttggtgatcatttgaaagattgtggaatactttcgcaattgactccaccagggacaccacaattgaatggggtttccgaaagaaggaaccgaactctattagatatggttcggtccatgatgagtcttgctaaccttcctgcctcattttggggatttgcgcttgaaacagcggcattcacactcaacagagctccgtccaaagcagtagaaaagacgccatatgagatgtggactggaaaagttccaaaattgtcttttctaaggacatggggttgtgaagtttatgtaaaacgtttactttctgataagctttcacccaagtccgataagtgtctttttgtgggttacccaaaacagactaagggatactacttctacaaccaaagcgaaaacaaagtgtttgttgctcgcgatggtgtctttctggaaaaggagtttatttccagaaaaacaagtgggagtaatgtatatctcgaagaaattcgagatgagcaacaaatggatgaggttcacacctcgtcagagacgacccagcatgaaaatgctcaggaggcggtgcattccattcatgcgccttctaccgtcccacttggagataatccatgcgaagtccctcaacctaatgaggtggaaacttctcctgttgttccccaacgtaggtctagtaggactgtcattccgtcaaagagatatattgatttccttttgactgaaagttctgaaatagagattttagaacatgaggaacctattagctacacaaatgctttgacgagtcaagactccgagaaatggcttgaagccatgagatccgaaatggattcgatgtttgaaaatcaagtatgggacttggttgctttgcctgatggggttaaacccataggttgcaaatggattttcaaactgaaaaaggacaaagatggaaacattgatgtctttaaggcaagactagtggcaaaaggttttagacaaattcatggtattgactatgatgaaaccttctcaccagtagccatgctgaaatccattaggataattcttgcgattgctgcctttcatgactatgagatctggcagatggacgtcaaaaccgctttcttgaatgggttcttgaaagaggatgtgtacatgacacaaccacaaggttttgaagatccaaacagtccaagaaaagtttgcaagcttaagaagtccatttatgggcttaagcaagcatcccggagttggaacctcagatttgatgaggcagtcaaatcttttggcttcctcagaaatgaagaggaatcttgtatatacaagaagttgagtgggagtagtattgctttcctagtcttgtatgtggatgacatacttctcataggaaacgacaagaccatgcttgagtcagtcaaggaatggcttaaaagttgtttttccatgaaagacctaggagaagctgaatacatcttgggaataaggatccatagagatagatccaaaaggatgattggacttagccaagagacttatattgataaggttcttgcaaggttcaagctggaaaactccaaaagaggtttcattcccatgcaacatggcatttcacttggcaagactcagtgtccttcgacacctgatgaggtcaagcgcatgagtaatgttccttatgcctctgcagtagggtccattatgtatgccatggtatgcactcgaccggatgttgc
This sequence is a window from Spinacia oleracea cultivar Varoflay chromosome 1, BTI_SOV_V1, whole genome shotgun sequence. Protein-coding genes within it:
- the LOC110776149 gene encoding uncharacterized protein isoform X1; this translates as MEKRGRPRKNPAPPSNGQSSLKVPATAQPQVTPVGVSPVEASLNGSTAGAVRNSIQPPSVRPLDLPVTPPIPEHQPISRNGACSRAFSQHTTNFVIYFHHFFLHKDISCKQERKLSYCCKYSHRQLRFSSTERGSMECISKMQISDQGKFSYCSQKYSILYFAPLIYVLTNY